One stretch of Podospora bellae-mahoneyi strain CBS 112042 chromosome 2, whole genome shotgun sequence DNA includes these proteins:
- a CDS encoding hypothetical protein (COG:Q; EggNog:ENOG503NZWY): MLFTLWAALSAAVAYAVFSYFAAWRRNVLIARKTGLKYFVVRLWWQLGIKIWSPMIKILPKWIWEYRLLVMTPDWAYSTGQKVFEYLGTDTFLTVSPYDILMYTQDAEVIHRITQRREAFPKDIDKYSLLSMFGHNVLTTEAQTWRLHRKVTSASFNEKNAAHTFSEAIYQTRGMLDELFGAGGETKGTTKTITTLEHDTMTWALNVIGYVGFGLRLLWPNQKMPEDTDPKLVKYGSLDPPDGHSITFAKSVERTLDKIITILVFPDFLLKHLPFKFASYTYEAKANYLQYMDEFLRDKAKEAQAGESTKEGMDIMGQLVQSKYGLSPSEKAKQAGLDDAEIVGNAFIMIVAGHETTANTLHFAIAELAINPATQRRLQKDVDSLFGDSDPSTWDYEKNINAMTASHIGACINETLRLMPPVTLIPKVVSASSDQTITAQGKTHVLPSGLSCNLMAVSVQRNPRFWPTKSSEKTGAPTDLDDFLPDRWYQTQNTGTDDEKDEEGDGVDYGGFQGSDTSASFYRPVRGSYIPFSDGPRSCLGRRIAMVEMNAVLAVIFQKYSVELAVDEWASDGEVENMDAVARRELYKKAQAKAQKTLNEATSVLTLKLHGGKHVPVRIVKRGKERFVNDVELS, from the exons ATGCTGTTTACATTATGGGCAGCGCTTAGCGCGGCAGTGGCGTATGCTGTGTTCTCTTATTTTGCGGCATGGCGGCGAAATGTGCTCATTGCTCGAAAGACGGGACTTAAATACTTTGTGGTTC GACTATGGTGGCAGCTTGGAATCAAGATTTGGTCACCTATGATCAAGATCCTCCCAAAATGGATATGGGAGTACCGATTACT GGTTATGACTCCTGACTGGGCCTATTCAACTGGTCAGAAAGTCTTCGAGTACCTTGGGACTGACACATTCCTGACTGTTTCTCCTTATGACATCTTGATGTATACTCAAGATGCCGAGGTCATTCATAGAATCACGCAGCGTCGTGAGGCCTTTCCCAAGGACATTGACAAATACAGCCTTCTCAGCATGTTTGGTCACAATGTTCTCACCACCGAAGCTCAGACCTGGAGGCTACACCGGAAGGTTACGAGTGCCAGTTTCAACGAGAAGAATGCTGCCCACACCTTTTCCGAGGCCATCTACCAGACCCGTGGTATGTTGGACGAGCTCTTTGGTGCGGGCGGAGAGACCAAGGGCACGACCAAGACCATCACAACACTCGAGCATGACACCATGACTTGGGCGCTGAATGTCATCGGCTATGTTGGCTTTGGCCTTCGTTTATTGTGGCCAAATCAGAAAATGCCTGAAGACACCGACCCTAAGCTGGTCAAGTATGGCAGTCTGGATCCTCCAGACGGACATTCCATCACCTTTGCCAAATCAGTTGAGCGGACCTTGGACAAGATTATCACCATTCTTGTTTTTCCCGACTTTCTTCTTA AACATCTACCCTTCAAATTTGCGAGCTACACTTacgaggccaaggccaactATCTCCAGTACATGGATGAATTCTTGCGCGacaaggcgaaggaggcCCAGGCTGGCGAATCCACCAAGGAGGGAATGGACATCATGGGACAGCTCGTTCAATCGAAATACGGCCTCTCCCCGTCTGAAAAAGCTAAACAGGCCGGTCTTGACGACGCTGAAATCGTCGGCAATGCTTTCATTATGATCGTAGCCGGCCATGAAACAACCGCCAACACACTTCACTTCGCCATCGCCGAGCTCGCAATCAACCCTGCCACGCAACGCCGTCTGCAAAAGGATGTCGATTCTTTGTTTGGAGACTCTGACCCATCGACCTGGGACTATGAAAAGAACATCAATGCCATGACGGCCAGCCACATTGGTGCCTGCATCAACGAGACGCTCCGTTTGATGCCACCGGTCACGCTTATTCCCAAAGTTGTCTCGGCCAGCTCGGATCAGACCATCACAGCTCAGGGGAAGACTCATGTTTTACCTTCAGGACTTTCGTGTAACCTGATGGCCGTTAGCGTACAGCGCAACCCGCGATTTTGGCCCACCAAATCATCAGAGAAGACTGGCGCCCCTACGGATCTTGACGATTTTCTGCCCGACAGGTGGTACCAAACTCAGAACACAGGAACGGACGATgagaaggacgaggaagGCGATGGGGTGGATTATGGCGGCTTTCAGGGGAGTGACACCAGCGCCTCGTTCTATCGGCCGGTCAGGGGTAGCTACATTCCCTTCAGTGATGGACCTCGGTCATGCTTGGGACGCCGAATCGCCATGGTGGAGATGAATGCTGTGCTGGCGGTGATTTTTCAAAAGTATAGTGTGGAGCTCGCGGTGGACGAGTGGGCGAGCgacggggaggtggagaatATGGATGCAGTAGCCAGAAGAGAGCTCTACAAGAAGGCTCAGGCAAAAGCGCAAAAGACACTGAATGAGGCAACATCGGTCCTGACGCTCAAGTTACACGGGGGCAAACATGTGCCCGTGAGGATAGTgaagagagggaaagagCGGTTTGTCAATGATGTTGAGCTGTCATAG